A region of Homo sapiens chromosome 17, GRCh38.p14 Primary Assembly DNA encodes the following proteins:
- the COPZ2 gene encoding coatomer subunit zeta-2 isoform X5 yields MKEQMVFEKNVFNKTSRTESEIAFFGGMTIVYKNSIDLFLYVVGSSYENELMLMSVLTCLFESLNHMLRKNVEKRWLLENMDGAFLVLDEIVDGGVILESDPQQVIQKVNFRADDGGLTEQSVAQVSLLRLILLVWNFPPWR; encoded by the exons ATGAAGGAGCAGATGGTTTTCGAGAAAAATGTCTTCAACAAGACCAGCCGGACTGAGA GTGAGATTGCATTTTTTGGGGGTATGACCATCGTCTACAAGAACAGCATTGACCTCTTCCTATACGTGGTGGGCTCATCCTACGAGAATGAG CTGATGCTCATGTCTGTTCTCACCTGCCTGTTTGAGTCTCTGAACCACATGTTAAG GAAGAACGTGGAGAAGCGCTGGTTGCTGGAGAACATGGACGGAGCCTTCTTGGTGCTGGACGAGATTGTGGATGGCGG TGTGATTCTGGAGAGTGACCCCCAGCAAGTGATCCAGAAGGTGAATTTTAGG GCAGATGATGGCGGCTTGACTGAACAGAGTGTGGCCCAG GTCTCTCTGCTCAGACTAATCCTGCTTGTATGGAACTTCCCGCCCTGGCGCTAA
- the COPZ2 gene encoding coatomer subunit zeta-2 isoform X2 → MQRPEAWPRPHPGEGAAAAQAGGPAPPARAGEPSGLRYYDDTFPSMKEQMVFEKNVFNKTSRTESEIAFFGGMTIVYKNSIDLFLYVVGSSYENELMLMSVLTCLFESLNHMLRKNVEKRWLLENMDGAFLVLDEIVDGGVILESDPQQVIQKVNFRADDGGLTEQSVAQVSLLRLILLVWNFPPWR, encoded by the exons ATGCAGCGGCCCGAGGCCTGGCCACGTCCGCACCCGGGGGAGGGGGCCGCGGCGGCCCAGGCCGGGGGCCCGGCGCCGCCTGCTCGAGCCGGGGAGCCCTCGGGGCTGCGG TATTATGATGACACATTCCCCTCCATGAAGGAGCAGATGGTTTTCGAGAAAAATGTCTTCAACAAGACCAGCCGGACTGAGA GTGAGATTGCATTTTTTGGGGGTATGACCATCGTCTACAAGAACAGCATTGACCTCTTCCTATACGTGGTGGGCTCATCCTACGAGAATGAG CTGATGCTCATGTCTGTTCTCACCTGCCTGTTTGAGTCTCTGAACCACATGTTAAG GAAGAACGTGGAGAAGCGCTGGTTGCTGGAGAACATGGACGGAGCCTTCTTGGTGCTGGACGAGATTGTGGATGGCGG TGTGATTCTGGAGAGTGACCCCCAGCAAGTGATCCAGAAGGTGAATTTTAGG GCAGATGATGGCGGCTTGACTGAACAGAGTGTGGCCCAG GTCTCTCTGCTCAGACTAATCCTGCTTGTATGGAACTTCCCGCCCTGGCGCTAA
- the COPZ2 gene encoding coatomer subunit zeta-2 isoform X1, whose protein sequence is MQRPEAWPRPHPGEGAAAAQAGGPAPPARAGEPSGLRLQEPSLYTIKAVFILDNDGRRLLAKYYDDTFPSMKEQMVFEKNVFNKTSRTESEIAFFGGMTIVYKNSIDLFLYVVGSSYENELMLMSVLTCLFESLNHMLRKNVEKRWLLENMDGAFLVLDEIVDGGVILESDPQQVIQKVNFRADDGGLTEQSVAQVSLLRLILLVWNFPPWR, encoded by the exons ATGCAGCGGCCCGAGGCCTGGCCACGTCCGCACCCGGGGGAGGGGGCCGCGGCGGCCCAGGCCGGGGGCCCGGCGCCGCCTGCTCGAGCCGGGGAGCCCTCGGGGCTGCGG TTGCAGGAACCTTCCCTCTACACCATCAAGGCTGTTTTCATCCTAGATAATGACGGGCGCCGGCTGCTGGCCAAG TATTATGATGACACATTCCCCTCCATGAAGGAGCAGATGGTTTTCGAGAAAAATGTCTTCAACAAGACCAGCCGGACTGAGA GTGAGATTGCATTTTTTGGGGGTATGACCATCGTCTACAAGAACAGCATTGACCTCTTCCTATACGTGGTGGGCTCATCCTACGAGAATGAG CTGATGCTCATGTCTGTTCTCACCTGCCTGTTTGAGTCTCTGAACCACATGTTAAG GAAGAACGTGGAGAAGCGCTGGTTGCTGGAGAACATGGACGGAGCCTTCTTGGTGCTGGACGAGATTGTGGATGGCGG TGTGATTCTGGAGAGTGACCCCCAGCAAGTGATCCAGAAGGTGAATTTTAGG GCAGATGATGGCGGCTTGACTGAACAGAGTGTGGCCCAG GTCTCTCTGCTCAGACTAATCCTGCTTGTATGGAACTTCCCGCCCTGGCGCTAA
- the COPZ2 gene encoding coatomer subunit zeta-2, whose product MQRPEAWPRPHPGEGAAAAQAGGPAPPARAGEPSGLRLQEPSLYTIKAVFILDNDGRRLLAKYYDDTFPSMKEQMVFEKNVFNKTSRTESEIAFFGGMTIVYKNSIDLFLYVVGSSYENELMLMSVLTCLFESLNHMLRKNVEKRWLLENMDGAFLVLDEIVDGGVILESDPQQVIQKVNFRADDGGLTEQSVAQVLQSAKEQIKWSLLK is encoded by the exons ATGCAGCGGCCCGAGGCCTGGCCACGTCCGCACCCGGGGGAGGGGGCCGCGGCGGCCCAGGCCGGGGGCCCGGCGCCGCCTGCTCGAGCCGGGGAGCCCTCGGGGCTGCGG TTGCAGGAACCTTCCCTCTACACCATCAAGGCTGTTTTCATCCTAGATAATGACGGGCGCCGGCTGCTGGCCAAG TATTATGATGACACATTCCCCTCCATGAAGGAGCAGATGGTTTTCGAGAAAAATGTCTTCAACAAGACCAGCCGGACTGAGA GTGAGATTGCATTTTTTGGGGGTATGACCATCGTCTACAAGAACAGCATTGACCTCTTCCTATACGTGGTGGGCTCATCCTACGAGAATGAG CTGATGCTCATGTCTGTTCTCACCTGCCTGTTTGAGTCTCTGAACCACATGTTAAG GAAGAACGTGGAGAAGCGCTGGTTGCTGGAGAACATGGACGGAGCCTTCTTGGTGCTGGACGAGATTGTGGATGGCGG TGTGATTCTGGAGAGTGACCCCCAGCAAGTGATCCAGAAGGTGAATTTTAGG GCAGATGATGGCGGCTTGACTGAACAGAGTGTGGCCCAG gttCTTCAGTCTGCCAAGGAACAAATTAAATGGTCGTTATTGAAATGA
- the COPZ2 gene encoding coatomer subunit zeta-2 isoform X4, which yields MQRPEAWPRPHPGEGAAAAQAGGPAPPARAGEPSGLRLQEPSLYTIKAVFILDNDGRRLLAKYYDDTFPSMKEQMVFEKNVFNKTSRTESEIAFFGGMTIVYKNSIDLFLYVVGSSYENELMLMSVLTCLFESLNHMLSVILESDPQQVIQKVNFRADDGGLTEQSVAQVLQSAKEQIKWSLLK from the exons ATGCAGCGGCCCGAGGCCTGGCCACGTCCGCACCCGGGGGAGGGGGCCGCGGCGGCCCAGGCCGGGGGCCCGGCGCCGCCTGCTCGAGCCGGGGAGCCCTCGGGGCTGCGG TTGCAGGAACCTTCCCTCTACACCATCAAGGCTGTTTTCATCCTAGATAATGACGGGCGCCGGCTGCTGGCCAAG TATTATGATGACACATTCCCCTCCATGAAGGAGCAGATGGTTTTCGAGAAAAATGTCTTCAACAAGACCAGCCGGACTGAGA GTGAGATTGCATTTTTTGGGGGTATGACCATCGTCTACAAGAACAGCATTGACCTCTTCCTATACGTGGTGGGCTCATCCTACGAGAATGAG CTGATGCTCATGTCTGTTCTCACCTGCCTGTTTGAGTCTCTGAACCACATGTTAAG TGTGATTCTGGAGAGTGACCCCCAGCAAGTGATCCAGAAGGTGAATTTTAGG GCAGATGATGGCGGCTTGACTGAACAGAGTGTGGCCCAG gttCTTCAGTCTGCCAAGGAACAAATTAAATGGTCGTTATTGAAATGA
- the COPZ2 gene encoding coatomer subunit zeta-2 isoform X3 — protein sequence MQRPEAWPRPHPGEGAAAAQAGGPAPPARAGEPSGLRLQEPSLYTIKAVFILDNDGRRLLAKYYDDTFPSMKEQMVFEKNVFNKTSRTESEIAFFGGMTIVYKNSIDLFLYVVGSSYENELMLMSVLTCLFESLNHMLSVILESDPQQVIQKVNFRADDGGLTEQSVAQVSLLRLILLVWNFPPWR from the exons ATGCAGCGGCCCGAGGCCTGGCCACGTCCGCACCCGGGGGAGGGGGCCGCGGCGGCCCAGGCCGGGGGCCCGGCGCCGCCTGCTCGAGCCGGGGAGCCCTCGGGGCTGCGG TTGCAGGAACCTTCCCTCTACACCATCAAGGCTGTTTTCATCCTAGATAATGACGGGCGCCGGCTGCTGGCCAAG TATTATGATGACACATTCCCCTCCATGAAGGAGCAGATGGTTTTCGAGAAAAATGTCTTCAACAAGACCAGCCGGACTGAGA GTGAGATTGCATTTTTTGGGGGTATGACCATCGTCTACAAGAACAGCATTGACCTCTTCCTATACGTGGTGGGCTCATCCTACGAGAATGAG CTGATGCTCATGTCTGTTCTCACCTGCCTGTTTGAGTCTCTGAACCACATGTTAAG TGTGATTCTGGAGAGTGACCCCCAGCAAGTGATCCAGAAGGTGAATTTTAGG GCAGATGATGGCGGCTTGACTGAACAGAGTGTGGCCCAG GTCTCTCTGCTCAGACTAATCCTGCTTGTATGGAACTTCCCGCCCTGGCGCTAA